A genomic region of Danio aesculapii chromosome 21, fDanAes4.1, whole genome shotgun sequence contains the following coding sequences:
- the cfap300 gene encoding cilia- and flagella-associated protein 300 gives MAEEKLSFEQTFNFNLLSTKSFNFQQDPKTSRLLMKWSMLGRITAHAFNFDQSFQPYRSNDFVWNFFQDPCVKNNLKVLDHSGSWTLLGDITHVNVEVVPCTKVSVDIFDPIYSNGILHPSGHIVKCYHEIYPDFDELRMLLLEADSEHDHIISPSDRQEFLFRLFKHMVLGGELCQYEDVIDPYIETVKIMYKDLVSVQKDTDTKEINVVTTVLKVSAYDHVGLCYPSATENEQTFAYLCIDPCKRHVYVLYHSFGVEDFSGN, from the exons ATGGCGGAGGAGAAACTTTCATTTGAACAAACGTTTAACTTTAATCTGCTTTCCACGAAAAGCTTTAATTTTCAGCAAGACCCTAAAACATCACGACTTCTGATGAAATG GTCCATGCTGGGTCGAATTACAGCACACGCCTTCAACTTTGACCAATCTTTTCAGCCTTATAGAAGCAATGACTTCGTCTGG AATTTCTTTCAAGATCCATGCGTGAAGAACAATTTAAAGGTCCTTGATCACTCTGGATCATGGACCCTGCTGG GAGACATAACACATGTAAATGTTGAAGTCGTCCCATGTACAAAAGTTTCGGTGGATATATTTGATCCAATTTACTCAAATGGAATTTTGCATCCCTCTGGACACATTGTCAAATGTTACCATGAAATATACCCTGACTTTGATGAGCTACGGATG CTTTTGCTTGAAGCAGACTCTGAACATGATCATATAATCAGCCCCAGTGATCGTCAGGAGTTTTTGTTCAGGCTGTTCAAACATATGGTCTTGGGTGGTGAACTTTGTCAATATGAGGATGTCATCGATCCTTACATTGAGACAGTAAAAATAATGTACAAAGACTTGGTCAG TGTTCAGAAGGATACTGATACAAAAGAGATTAATGTGGTCACAACAGTTTTAAAAGTTTCAGcttat GATCACGTTGGATTGTGCTACCCATCTGCTACAGAAAATGAACAGACGTTTGCTTACCTCTGTATTGATCCTTGTAAAAGGCATGTGTATGTTTTGTACCATTCGTTTGGTGTAGAGGATTTTTCAGGAAATTGA
- the angptl5 gene encoding angiopoietin-related protein 5 translates to MIWIILFLPLLASLTVNGSTVATLTEESEDVSPQEQKLYYHKDPSKDKCTMPCEMTAKLMRDEKHSLCTNLQHTMVSYTRNTRKLIRDLIEEQQKALEFLSSQIIDLMAKVNTLSSDVQRSNSDIFSVKPMESHGKDCSDIKETLGAVSPKIPSGIYIIQPDNSDVSFEVFCEMDDMEGGWTVIQRRIDGLTDFKRMWSHYLDGFGHLPGEHWLGLRKIFSIVNQRNARFQLHVSLISQDESTAYASYDRFWLEDETKFFAIHLGRYAGSAGDAFRGYDQEQNQDTAPFSTSDVDNDGCSPFCTFGDKAVESCSVNQNNTGWWFNQCGKANLNGSPMEQDFSTHSDIHWDTWTKNGTLVKIKSVTMKIRRVEIPNFK, encoded by the exons ATGATCTGGATCATTTTATTTCTGCCTCTTCTTGCATCATTAACTGTG aatggcagcacagtggctaCATTAACTGAGGAGTCTGAGGATGTTTCTCCTCAAGAGCAAAAACTCTATTATCACAAAGACCCAAGCAAAGACAAGTGCACcatgccatgtgaaatgactGCAAAGCTAATGCGTGATGAGAAACACTCCTTGTGCA CAAACCTCCAGCATACCATGGTGTCATATACAAGAAACACAAGGAAGCTGATCAGAGATCTCATTGAGGAACAGCAGAAGGCTTTGGAATTCCTATCAAGCCAG ATAATCGATCTCATGGCCAAAGTGAACACGCTCAGTTCAGATGTTCAGAGAAGCAACAGTGACATCTTTTCAGTGAAGCCCATGGAGTCCCACG GGAAAGACTGCAGTGACATCAAAGAAACACTAGGTGCCGTGTCCCCAAAAATCCCAAGTGGAATTTACATAATTCAGCCAGACAACTCAGATGTTTCATTTG AGGTGTTTTGTGAGATGGATGACATGGAGGGCGGGTGGACAGTGATACAGAGGCGGATAGATGGTCTCACTGACTTTAAACGAATGTGGTCACACTACTTGGATGGATTTGGACATTTACCAG GTGAACACTGGTTGGGTTTGAGGAAGATCTTCAGTATTGTGAATCAGAGAAACGCACGTTTCCAGTTGCACGTGTCTCTGATCTCACAAGATGAATCCACGGCCTATGCTTCGTATGATAGATTCTGGCTTGAAGACGAAACCAAATTCTTTGCAATTCACCTTGGCAGATACGCTGGTAGTGCAG GAGATGCTTTCCGAGGGTATGACCAAGAGCAGAATCAAGACACGGCCCCTTTCAGTACCTCTGACGTGGACAATGATGGCTGTTCTCCATTCTGCACTTTTGGGGATAAAGCTGTTGAGAGCTGCAGTGTGAACCAGAACAACACTGGATGGTGGTTTAACCAGTGTGGAAAAGCAAATTTGAATGGCTCGCCAATGGAACAGGACTTTTCCACCCATTCAGATATCCACTGGGACACCTGGACCAAAAATGGTACACTTGTCAAAATCAAATCAGTGACTATGAAGATCAGAAGAGTTGAGATCccgaattttaaataa